The Denticeps clupeoides chromosome 10, fDenClu1.1, whole genome shotgun sequence DNA window ATCATAGTAATGTATTGCAAAAGATTGcaaaaatagacacaaaaataatacacaGCCACTCATGGCCAGTCAGCACAAGTAAGATGTATGTACATCTGTAACATGTATTAACCACTGGCTCCTCATTGGCTATAGGTTTGGCGAGGGGGTCAATGGAAACCTGGTGATAGGTACATTGGCCTGGCCGTCACCTTGGGTGATTGTGATTGGTTCCTTTTTCTCCACGTGTGGGGCCGGGCTTCAGAGTTTGACTGGGGCACCACGCCTCCTGCAGGCTATAGCACGTGATGGCATCATCCCCTTTCTCAGGGTAagtcactgtgtgtttgtgtgtttgaatgcaAGGTTCAGTGCACCTTCCAGCTGACACTGTTCTCTACACCTATGACAGAATGTCTGTTTGTTTCAGTATTCACTATTAGGATTTTTTCAGCAGTTAGGTTTAGGATTACTAACATAATCTGAATTAAATTTACAGCTAATGTATTATAAAAATACGTAGCATTTATAAAGTGTGGTCTcacttttttctgtctgtgcGCTCAAGATATTTGGTCACGGGAAGGCAAATGGTGAGCCAACATGGGCCCTGCTCCTCACTGCCAGCATCTGTGAGATTGGCATCATTATTGCCTCTCTGGACTCAGTGGCTCCAATCCTCTCCATGTGAGTGATCTAGTATACTAATAATGACCCCACAGCATGACAAATTGTGTAATTAAATCTCCAAAAGTCCTACAATAATTCAATATGACACTGGGCACTATTCAGTCCTTGGACTTTTGTGTGTTTACTTTGTGTAGGTTCTTTCTCATGTGCTACATGTTTGTGAATCTGGCCTGCGCTCTCCAAACCCTGTTGAGAACACCCAACTGGAGGCCACGCTTCAAATTCTACCACTGGTTTGTCCACACATTCAAAATGAACACATAACATATTTAGCATGAGCTGACGATGCATATTATGGTCAAATGTGCATTGACCACATACTAATTTGGGGTCCAAGCAGAGAAGGTGCAGGAACCCtactgtttattttgtattatattaatgaaaatgttgtgGTTATTAGATTGgactgttttattttagtgCAAGTACTAACTTCTCGTTCTCTCTCTGTGCAGGGCTCTGTCATTCCTTGGTATGAGCTTGTGTTTGTCACTTATGTTCATCTGTTCTTGGTACTACGCCATTGTGGCTATGGTAATTGCTGGCTGCATCTACAAATACATTGAGTTCTGTGGGTAAGTAGGTACAACTACtatttgaaaattaaaaaaaaaaagttatgaagAATTATGTATGTATAACAgtacatgggcagtggtggcctagcgggggctaGCGGGAGCTAGGccaccgccaaggtgccactgagcaaagcaccgtccccacacactgctccccgggcacctgtcaaggctgctcactgctctctcagggtgatgggttaaatgcagaggacaaatttcactatgtgcaccgtgtgctgtgctgctgtgtatcacatgtgacaatcacttcacagtgaaatttgtcctctgcatttgacccatcacccttggtgagcagtgagcagccatgacaggcacccggggagcagtgtgtggggacggtgctttgctcagtggtaccttagcaaatcgggattcgaactggcaatcttatgattacgggggcgcttccttaaccgctaggccaccactgccacaatgtTTATAGAAAACAGTTTTGTTCATTAGTATTAATTTTGTTAATGAATAGAATATATGCATAAATACCATTATCAACAATTAGCTTTGAGTTCCAGTCGAGTGCTGTGTTCACTGATGCAAGTATATTACCTTTTAGTAGGAAACCATTCTGCATTCTTCTTAGTACAGCTAATAACAGTTGCACTGAAAATTAAGGCTGTAAAAGTGgtcaaacatttcttttttttttttatgaaaagcaAATATATTAAACTTCTGAATGTATTGCACATGTAtggtatatacatttataatggtGAAAACTGGAAAAAgctgggtgctagtagcctagtaggtaacacactcacctaggagccagaagatcacaaagttacaggttcacAGTCGCAggtaccactgtgtccctgattgtctccagggggactgtccctgtcggtctggataagggcgtctgctaaatgccataaatgtaaatgataatgaTCCGTTACAGTAATGGCTGTCACAAAACGGATTTGAGCTTGCTTCTGATTTGCTGTGACAGAGCTGAGAAAGAGTGGGGTGATGGAATCCGTGGAATCTCTCTAAGTGCTGCACGCTACGCATTGATGCGACTCGAGGAAGGGCCCCCGCACACCAAGAACTGGAGGTTGGTCTGACTGCAGACAGCTGAAGCCACATAAACCAAGGCCTTGCAAATGTATCATAAATGCAAGTTCAGCTCACCCTGTGCTTTCTCCTCTGTCTCTCAGACCACAGATCCTGGTCTTAGTCAGCCTTGATGCAGAACAGAACGTGGAACAGCCTCGTCTTCTCTCTCTGACCAGTCAGCTGAAGGCAGGGAAGGGTTTGACCATTGTGGGCACATCGGTTGAAGGCACCTATCTGAACAATCATCCACAGGTTCAGAAAGCTGAGCAGGTGAGAGAGCGAGTTTGCCTCAGCTCATGGgaaaatttaattaataataagtCCTGATGCCCAAAAGAGATTGATGAACATGGGAGCAGGAACCACTCCTGTTAAATTTTCCCTGAAGTAAATTTAAACTCAACTCAGTATCTGCCGGTGCCTTTAGTGGCCCCCTGAGCAGTTTCTTCACTGAAATTAGGCTATCACGGTCAGGGAACATAATTGGTCAATTAATCAGTTAATACATGTCAATTGATCAGCTTTTATGTTTTGTTCTCTGTCAGTCTGTGCGTAAGCTAATGGAGACCGAGAAGGTGAAAGGGTTCTGCCAGGTGGTCATCTCCTCCAACCTGCGAGATGCCACTTCCCACCTGATACAGGCTGGGGGTCTAGGGGGCTTACGTCACAACACTGTGTTGGTCAGCTGGCCCCGAAACTGGAAACTGCCAGAGGAGAATCACCGCTGGAGGAATTTTATTGGTAATAAATTGAAGGTTTTTCATTTGTGTTGAGGGCACATTTTCAGACTAGCGATTAAACCCTGCATGTGGCTTAaggtagataaaaaaaagataaaaacacaACTTTTAATGATGATTGCACGTGTGATATTTTGAAGGGAGCATGTTAAAGTCATCAAAAAATGAGTGCAGGAATGAGAGGTCTCCATTATCGCTATGGACTCCTCACCATTTCATCtctgttaataaaataattactaaAGGTTGTATTTTGTGTAACAAATCATTACTCACCAACAAAAAGGTCAGTTGGTTTTTCtccttcaagatacagataactattGAGCACTTCTTTCTAGTTTTATCTGCTTATGTAAATGCTGCGGACACCTTTGTTGAAACCTTTGTTTTGgttgaaaagataaaaaaaaaaaaaaaagacccacaGTTGCCATGAATTTGCATTTTGGAACTGAAGTGTGGTAGAAATACCTGAATACTCAGCATTTCTCTCCTTCCTACAGCCATTGTAAGGATTAGCCTGCTACATAACaacgtgttttgtgtgtttcagagatTGTGAGGGAAACCACAGCGGGACACTTAGCACTTATTGTTCCCAAGAACATCTCTGCATACCCATCTAACGGGGAGCGCTTCACTGAAGGACACATTGATGTTTGGTGGATCGTTCATGATGGTGGGATGTTGATGCTGCTGCCCTTCCTGCTCCGGCAGCACAAGGTAACGTTACTCTAGAATGTAAATGATCATAGAGGAATACATCATGTGCGCATGTTACATGACtggacattttattattgattaattgGTTGGTTGATTGACAGGTGTGGCGGAAATGTAAAATGCGCATCTTCACCGTAGCTCAGATGGATGATAATAGCATCCAGATGAAGAAAGACCTGTTGACCTTCCTGTACCACCTGCGTTTAGATGCTGAGGTGGAGGTTGTGGAAATGGTGAGCCTGGATGTACTGAGCTGAGCAGAAATTCTGCCATTCCATCATGGCTGTGGTCTTCTTAAACCAGATGTGTCTCTGCTCGTTCACAGCAAGACAGTGACATCTCGGCCTACACCTACGAGAAGACCCTGGTGATGGAGCAGAGGTCCCAGATCCTAAAGGAAATGCATCTCACCAAGAATGAGCGTGAGCGAGAGGTACATTCAGAGAAGATTGCACAGCTTTCTCTGTCCATTCTTTACATgacttttatattttatgactCTTTCATCATAGATTCAGAGCATCACTGATGTGTCTCGTGGGTCAATTCGCCGAAAGAACCCCAGTAACCTCAGATCCCAGCAGAGCACCGGGGAGGAGCCAGCATCAGCCAGTGTAGAGGAGAAGCCAGAAGAAGAGGTAACAAGAGGAGAGGTTACTCTGCGCCTCCCTTTCCATTTGTTCATTTGCTTATCTGCATCTGTATCTGTCCACATGGCTCAGTCCTCCTCTGCCAACTTCTCTAACTGTTTGTGCAGGTGGTCCTGTCTGCAAGATGAACGTGAGAATTTCCCTAAACTAACATTTCTTTTGACTttccatctatctatctgtctgtctgtctgtctgtctgtctgtctgtctgtctgtctgtctgtctgtctgtctgtctgtctgtctgtctgtctgtctgtctgtctgtctgtctgtctgtctgtctgtctgtctgtctgtctgtctgtctgtctgtctgtctgtctgtctgtctgtctgtctgtctgtctgtctgtctgtctgtctgtctgtctgtctgtctgtctgtctgtctgtctgtctgtctgtctgtctgtctgtctgtctgtctgtctgtctgtctgtctgtctgtctgtctgtctgtctgtctgtctgtctgtctgtctgtctgtctgtctgtctgtctgtctgtctgtctgtctgtctgtctgtctgtctgtctgtctgtctgtctgtctgtctgtctgtctgtctgtctgtctgtctgtctgtctgtctgtctgtctgtctgtctgtctgtctgttagTTACTGATGCTACTGTtctttcctcctctccaccCTCTTTCCCTTCACTCTTTACCTCTCTCTCAGTCTGTCCGTCTCTCCCGTCCTCGACAGGTGCAGCTCCTCCAGGGTAAGAGCACATCTCCCACCCCTACCAGCCCCACCTCACCCACTGTCCCCACCCCGAGTGCCACTACACCCGGAGAGGAGGTGCAGATGACATGGTCCGATGATGGAGAAAAGGGGAAGATTCCACCTGTGGTCAACCCAGAAAACATCAAGGACATGTTCAACATGAAACCGTAAGCTGAAGAAAACAGTTGGCTTTTTTTTCACAAGGTGTCATGACTGTCAGTATTTGCTTCCACTTCCAATTTAGCAACTGTAAAAAACTTTCTATACATGATTCTTCCAAAGGCAATGATAATCATAATGATGCTGTGGCTTTCCTCATGGTTATGAATGGCATTGTGCAATATGCATTGTGGGTAGTGGGGTAAAGGTCGATGCTGCACACTTTACTTCCCCATTGTCCTGAGGTACCACAAATATGAGAAAGTTAGGATCCTCTGCAGGTCGGTTCTCTGTAAAAACCTGTGTTCCTGTTGTTCTTTTCAACCCAATGCCTCAGTGAATGGGAGAATCTGTGAGTATGATATTACTGAATCCAACCCACCTCTCAATATGATAAAACactaaatgtttaataaacatTACTCTCAATGTCCATTGTCTGCCAGAACAGATATTAAAACCAAAAGATACAAACAATGTGCTTTTCTTTCACTTCCCCGTACCAGAAACCAGTTCAATGTGAGACGTATGCACCATGCACAGAAACTGAATGAGGTCATTGTGAAAAAGTCACAGGAAGCCAAGCTGGTCCTTCTCAACATGCCTGGACCCCCAAAGAATCGTACAGGCGAGGAGAACTGTATCCTTCTCATCAACTATCTCCAGCAAAATCACCCTGGTCTATATTCAGAACTAGAACATCAAAACCTATTGACTGTAACTAATGACAAGCACATGGCTGCAGCCACATTGTGATATGCAAGTCTACAGAAAGTGTCTTTTGGAATGTATGAATTTATTCTTATGAAAACACTTTTGCCCAGTTCTGATCATCAATATATATTCAATACAGGGTTGGCCTCCCCTTTAACTCTATTATCTTCAGACATGGAATTCATGGAAGTTCTGACAGAGGGTCTCAACCGGGTCCTCCTTGTGCGTGGAGGTGGTCGTGAGGTCATCACCATTTACTCTTGAGGCGGAAGATGCTCTCCTCAGACGTCCCGTGACCTCAGACTCCCCACAAACCGGCATCTGCAGCATAGACTGAAGACCTTAACCCATCTAGGCCCCACTCGCCCATCCAGCATCCTTTCACTAAAGACCCCAGTCCCATCATGAGCAATACCCAAACGCATATCAGATCAGTTTTGCACTACATCAGAGAAATCTATGTCATGCACCAGCTCAACACGTGCCCAAAGTAAATCTGATATCTTAGTCAATGTGTCATTTCTCTTGATCAGTCTGTCTTACCTTTGTctgtctcctctctttctccttccccATCATTATTTCCTTATGATTTTGAGTTGTAAATTCAGCTTTAATTTTTTGTCTCCATATTTGTTATTTTCATATGATGTTTCATTTGCAACCATCTTTCTTCATTAGATAGTCGAGAAGGTTATGATCCTCATTGTACTGTATCCCAAAGACAGTTCAGGCCTACCTTtatactgcatttatttattttatttattttatttattttatttattttatttattttaattaatgaatttttgTTTGTTGGTAGTAAATGAATGGTGTAATTCGTGTCTTCCAATGGATTTAAATCCCAGGATTACTGGTCAGTCACTGGGATGACTGGGATGCTGCAGTCTTGTTCTTTGGGATGAGaaactaccaaaaaaaaaagaaaaaaaattaacaatgcaGTAGCAGGAAACTGTTCAACTACTTTTTCCATAAGCAAGTTTCAAGAATTTTGAACCTTCTGAAGAATGCATTTGTTTCAGAAAGGTTTGATGTCTATGGTTGCTAGAGTTTCCCAGTAATTCTTGTCCTGAATACGTCCCTTATGCTGAACTGGGTATGTATGCCaaatgaaaaagtgtgtgtgtgtgtctgtgtgtgcagatcATGCTGTTGTTGCTATTGTCTTGTGGGGTGTTGAGTGCGATCACCTTGTTGTTGCCATGCTGAGACACTTTTATACACTTTGTCTGAACAAATGAGACTTTGCAGAATTTCCAGACGATTCAGAAAGTGAACAGGTGGGCAACAGGTCCTAAAAGTCCAATGGCACAAGCAGAAATTTTAGTTAGTTTGATGAGGACCTCAAAATACTGTGAAACGCGTTCGTCCTTTGACCCCGCTGCTCATTTTTGTGAAGAGCAGGTCATGTAAATCATCCAACACTAGCACCAGTTTTCTTACACGACCAGCTACCTGCAATAAAATGCACTTCCTATTGCCTAGGGCTTTTAGACAGCACTCTTTAGTGGCATTTATTACTCTCACTATTTCTTGAAGTGATATACACTGAGTTTGTGATGTACGTGAAATGTGTATGTGACGTCTGTAAGAATGTATATGCTGCAAGGTTACAGATAGTGTATtataaaaacaagcaaaaagcaaaaaattaaCCTAGCTCAGAAAGATTGAAACAGATATTATATGtcaaaatatttatacattatacaaaagaaagaaaatgtcctATTTTTCATAACATAAATAtggtaatataatatatgtcatttatgtaaataattaacatattataatattaataatgattcaGGACTTTTGCCAGAATGCAAATTATGAAGTTGTGCCAACATTTTTGATACAGCATATTCTCTGGAACTCAATTAGTCAGGTTCCTATTTACAATATCATTAcaagttattattattcaaattgcTTTTCATTTCTGTTAAGACCTGCTTAAAATTGGCAGTAGACATAAAGAAGTagaaaaaaattcaatgttAAATCTAgaacattaatatattttttacagattgtttggtttgttttttaaatatattttgtgagAGTTATCGGCTTTTATCTTGAAATTAAATCTGCGAATCACAGGCCATAACTCACAGGCCAAATTCCCAAAACCTAAAGCGACCCATTAGATTTAGAACACAAAACATTCATGTAGATATAATTACGGAAGGACTCATCTATAGTACATCCATGGAATGAaatttttttcaacatgaaTCCTTTAGGACCCCCTCAGTGGAGTGCTATTTATATCTAGCATGGAGATCAAACAAAACATTATCTGGTTGCTGTATTGACTAAATTCATGTAATGTATTGCTGAAGGGCCACATGAAAGTGCATTGAATACAAATTGTTCAGAAAAGCATCTGCTTCACTAATTCACCATTGAAGCATTTAGTTGCAAACACTGCCATCTACAGGTCACTTTCCATCAAATTAATCTGCTGTATTTCATCCTGTAATGACTGGAATTTAATCATACGCTAGTGTTCAATTAtctccaaaaaaaatgtatcagctATAAATAATTTAGGATCTCGGTTTAAATGTACAATTCACCTTTGATGAAGGACCTTTCAGAGGTTGATTGGTCAGTATGTTCTCATTTAAGCCTGGTCCGTACGTAGCGATTCATCTGTTAAATTATGATATATGTACAGCGCTAAAAAACGACAGCCTTTCAATACTATTTTCGCTGTGCAGCGTTATGCGCTGAGTGTGGGCCTAGTTTAAGGTCAATGGCATTTTCATTAATAGCAGTGCTAAGTGCCAGTTCACAAACAGTGCCCTGTTCAATGAAAGGACCTATGCAGAATGCATTTCAGTGTCTTTCTGAGTTGTTTTAATTTGCTTGCCGCAAAAAGTTTACACTTATTACACAGGCACCACTGATCAAGTCTTCTCAATGTTGTCAGCCAAATAAACCACTGCTACAGTATTAGCTTGCTGCGTTGAAACGAATAATCTGCCAGTGCGGCCCTCGGCCAAGTCTTCCACTTCTTTCTCTCCCACTCTGTGCGGTGACATGAATTATCTGTGTAGAATTTAGATGCATTTCCCAGGGCAGAACACCAACAAGCAGAATGCCAAGGGCTCGGAAACTTAATCTGCGTAGTGTTACTTTTGCTTGTTTCACTAAAACATGCCTCAGGTaatgctaaataataaaaaaaaattaaaaaggcaTAAAAAGAACCTTACAATCCTGGCGTTATCGACTCAAATCCACACAACTCCTGCATATTAATTATGTCCCAGTACAGGAACCTagacataattataataacaggGTAATGCATGTGAAAGCCAGTTGTGTCACTTCACACATTACACAGCtttactgcagttttttttagaattttagaCGACATATTTAGCCGATTCCAGCACAGATAAGCTTGTTTATTATGAGACGACACGAGAGTTTAAAATGAAGT harbors:
- the slc12a5b gene encoding solute carrier family 12 member 5b isoform X4 translates to MLNNVTDCEEGDGGPNSQGDGNPKESSPFINSTSSSDVEKSQQYDGKNMALFEEEMDTSPMVSSLLSSLANYSNLTQGSKEHEEAENNEEARKKPATQAPRMGTVMGVYLPCMQNILGVILFLRMTWLVGIGGVLGTFTIVFMCCSTTMLTAISMSAIATNGVVPAGGSYYMISRSLGPEFGGAVGICFYLGTTFAGAMYILGCIEILLIYIVPAAAIFKLEGLEGPEAEAALLNNMRVYGTIVLTLMSIVVFVGVKYVNKLALVFLACVILSILAVYAGVIKSSFDPPDFPVCALGNRILVSKGFDVCAKTIERDNGTVTTKLWKMFCDSEFLNATCDEYFINNNISQIQGIPGIRSGILAENLFGYFMEKGDFIEKRGLMSASYPDAPVTNANRYVLADITTFFTLLVGIYFPSVTGIMAGSNRSGDLQDAQKSIPVGTILAILTTSTIYMTCVVLFGACVDGVVLRDKFGEGVNGNLVIGTLAWPSPWVIVIGSFFSTCGAGLQSLTGAPRLLQAIARDGIIPFLRIFGHGKANGEPTWALLLTASICEIGIIIASLDSVAPILSMFFLMCYMFVNLACALQTLLRTPNWRPRFKFYHWALSFLGMSLCLSLMFICSWYYAIVAMVIAGCIYKYIEFCGAEKEWGDGIRGISLSAARYALMRLEEGPPHTKNWRPQILVLVSLDAEQNVEQPRLLSLTSQLKAGKGLTIVGTSVEGTYLNNHPQVQKAEQSVRKLMETEKVKGFCQVVISSNLRDATSHLIQAGGLGGLRHNTVLVSWPRNWKLPEENHRWRNFIEIVRETTAGHLALIVPKNISAYPSNGERFTEGHIDVWWIVHDGGMLMLLPFLLRQHKVWRKCKMRIFTVAQMDDNSIQMKKDLLTFLYHLRLDAEVEVVEMQDSDISAYTYEKTLVMEQRSQILKEMHLTKNEREREIQSITDVSRGSIRRKNPSNLRSQQSTGEEPASASVEEKPEEESVRLSRPRQVQLLQGKSTSPTPTSPTSPTVPTPSATTPGEEVQMTWSDDGEKGKIPPVVNPENIKDMFNMKPEWENLNQFNVRRMHHAQKLNEVIVKKSQEAKLVLLNMPGPPKNRTGEENYMEFMEVLTEGLNRVLLVRGGGREVITIYS
- the slc12a5b gene encoding solute carrier family 12 member 5b isoform X2 produces the protein MAAAMDHAGENISNHITAPPTAKSSHPPRGDGNPKESSPFINSTSSSDVEKSQQYDGKNMALFEEEMDTSPMVSSLLSSLANYSNLTQGSKEHEEAENNEEARKKPATQAPRMGTVMGVYLPCMQNILGVILFLRMTWLVGIGGVLGTFTIVFMCCSTTMLTAISMSAIATNGVVPAGGSYYMISRSLGPEFGGAVGICFYLGTTFAGAMYILGCIEILLIYIVPAAAIFKLEGLEGPEAEAALLNNMRVYGTIVLTLMSIVVFVGVKYVNKLALVFLACVILSILAVYAGVIKSSFDPPDFPVCALGNRILVSKGFDVCAKTIERDNGTVTTKLWKMFCDSEFLNATCDEYFINNNISQIQGIPGIRSGILAENLFGYFMEKGDFIEKRGLMSASYPDAPVTNANRYVLADITTFFTLLVGIYFPSVTGIMAGSNRSGDLQDAQKSIPVGTILAILTTSTIYMTCVVLFGACVDGVVLRDKFGEGVNGNLVIGTLAWPSPWVIVIGSFFSTCGAGLQSLTGAPRLLQAIARDGIIPFLRIFGHGKANGEPTWALLLTASICEIGIIIASLDSVAPILSMFFLMCYMFVNLACALQTLLRTPNWRPRFKFYHWALSFLGMSLCLSLMFICSWYYAIVAMVIAGCIYKYIEFCGAEKEWGDGIRGISLSAARYALMRLEEGPPHTKNWRPQILVLVSLDAEQNVEQPRLLSLTSQLKAGKGLTIVGTSVEGTYLNNHPQVQKAEQSVRKLMETEKVKGFCQVVISSNLRDATSHLIQAGGLGGLRHNTVLVSWPRNWKLPEENHRWRNFIEIVRETTAGHLALIVPKNISAYPSNGERFTEGHIDVWWIVHDGGMLMLLPFLLRQHKVWRKCKMRIFTVAQMDDNSIQMKKDLLTFLYHLRLDAEVEVVEMQDSDISAYTYEKTLVMEQRSQILKEMHLTKNEREREIQSITDVSRGSIRRKNPSNLRSQQSTGEEPASASVEEKPEEESVRLSRPRQVQLLQGKSTSPTPTSPTSPTVPTPSATTPGEEVQMTWSDDGEKGKIPPVVNPENIKDMFNMKPNQFNVRRMHHAQKLNEVIVKKSQEAKLVLLNMPGPPKNRTGEENYMEFMEVLTEGLNRVLLVRGGGREVITIYS
- the slc12a5b gene encoding solute carrier family 12 member 5b isoform X1: MAAAMDHAGENISNHITAPPTAKSSHPPRGDGNPKESSPFINSTSSSDVEKSQQYDGKNMALFEEEMDTSPMVSSLLSSLANYSNLTQGSKEHEEAENNEEARKKPATQAPRMGTVMGVYLPCMQNILGVILFLRMTWLVGIGGVLGTFTIVFMCCSTTMLTAISMSAIATNGVVPAGGSYYMISRSLGPEFGGAVGICFYLGTTFAGAMYILGCIEILLIYIVPAAAIFKLEGLEGPEAEAALLNNMRVYGTIVLTLMSIVVFVGVKYVNKLALVFLACVILSILAVYAGVIKSSFDPPDFPVCALGNRILVSKGFDVCAKTIERDNGTVTTKLWKMFCDSEFLNATCDEYFINNNISQIQGIPGIRSGILAENLFGYFMEKGDFIEKRGLMSASYPDAPVTNANRYVLADITTFFTLLVGIYFPSVTGIMAGSNRSGDLQDAQKSIPVGTILAILTTSTIYMTCVVLFGACVDGVVLRDKFGEGVNGNLVIGTLAWPSPWVIVIGSFFSTCGAGLQSLTGAPRLLQAIARDGIIPFLRIFGHGKANGEPTWALLLTASICEIGIIIASLDSVAPILSMFFLMCYMFVNLACALQTLLRTPNWRPRFKFYHWALSFLGMSLCLSLMFICSWYYAIVAMVIAGCIYKYIEFCGAEKEWGDGIRGISLSAARYALMRLEEGPPHTKNWRPQILVLVSLDAEQNVEQPRLLSLTSQLKAGKGLTIVGTSVEGTYLNNHPQVQKAEQSVRKLMETEKVKGFCQVVISSNLRDATSHLIQAGGLGGLRHNTVLVSWPRNWKLPEENHRWRNFIEIVRETTAGHLALIVPKNISAYPSNGERFTEGHIDVWWIVHDGGMLMLLPFLLRQHKVWRKCKMRIFTVAQMDDNSIQMKKDLLTFLYHLRLDAEVEVVEMQDSDISAYTYEKTLVMEQRSQILKEMHLTKNEREREIQSITDVSRGSIRRKNPSNLRSQQSTGEEPASASVEEKPEEESVRLSRPRQVQLLQGKSTSPTPTSPTSPTVPTPSATTPGEEVQMTWSDDGEKGKIPPVVNPENIKDMFNMKPEWENLNQFNVRRMHHAQKLNEVIVKKSQEAKLVLLNMPGPPKNRTGEENYMEFMEVLTEGLNRVLLVRGGGREVITIYS
- the slc12a5b gene encoding solute carrier family 12 member 5b isoform X3, encoding MAAAMDHAGENISNHITAPPTAKSSHPPRGDGNPKESSPFINSTSSSDVEKSQQYDGKNMALFEEEMDTSPMVSSLLSSLANYSNLTQGSKEHEEAENNEEARKKPATQAPRMGTVMGVYLPCMQNILGVILFLRMTWLVGIGGVLGTFTIVFMCCSTTMLTAISMSAIATNGVVPAGGSYYMISRSLGPEFGGAVGICFYLGTTFAGAMYILGCIEILLIYIVPAAAIFKLEGLEGPEAEAALLNNMRVYGTIVLTLMSIVVFVGVKYVNKLALVFLACVILSILAVYAGVIKSSFDPPDFPVCALGNRILVSKGFDVCAKTIERDNGTVTTKLWKMFCDSEFLNATCDEYFINNNISQIQGIPGIRSGILAENLFGYFMEKGDFIEKRGLMSASYPDAPVTNANRYVLADITTFFTLLVGIYFPSVTGIMAGSNRSGDLQDAQKSIPVGTILAILTTSTIYMTCVVLFGACVDGVVLRDKFGEGVNGNLVIGTLAWPSPWVIVIGSFFSTCGAGLQSLTGAPRLLQAIARDGIIPFLRIFGHGKANGEPTWALLLTASICEIGIIIASLDSVAPILSMFFLMCYMFVNLACALQTLLRTPNWRPRFKFYHWALSFLGMSLCLSLMFICSWYYAIVAMVIAGCIYKYIEFCGAEKEWGDGIRGISLSAARYALMRLEEGPPHTKNWRPQILVLVSLDAEQNVEQPRLLSLTSQLKAGKGLTIVGTSVEGTYLNNHPQVQKAEQSVRKLMETEKVKGFCQVVISSNLRDATSHLIQAGGLGGLRHNTVLVSWPRNWKLPEENHRWRNFIEIVRETTAGHLALIVPKNISAYPSNGERFTEGHIDVWWIVHDGGMLMLLPFLLRQHKVWRKCKMRIFTVAQMDDNSIQMKKDLLTFLYHLRLDAEVEVVEMQDSDISAYTYEKTLVMEQRSQILKEMHLTKNEREREIQSITDVSRGSIRRKNPSNLRSQQSTGEEPASASVEEKPEEEVQLLQGKSTSPTPTSPTSPTVPTPSATTPGEEVQMTWSDDGEKGKIPPVVNPENIKDMFNMKPEWENLNQFNVRRMHHAQKLNEVIVKKSQEAKLVLLNMPGPPKNRTGEENYMEFMEVLTEGLNRVLLVRGGGREVITIYS